In one window of Episyrphus balteatus chromosome 3, idEpiBalt1.1, whole genome shotgun sequence DNA:
- the LOC129913725 gene encoding uncharacterized protein LOC129913725 produces the protein MKLAPIVLILCLALATQSVQANIFNDISNGIRNAGNVAKGIVGAGEKAASDAAKTAGKIGSGIAIGVTGGIQGAVKAAAGITKGVIGVEVGVASGIASAAGTVANAIGENIHKIRNLAHKGALQGAQNTLQAIQDNTRSSLKETQVVAKKIEEAVQEIETQKNDTIQDWAKEAKEKLAGTSEESQKKGQKLIDRLAKKTENSVDKATKRLTDTLEEIQNKANATAERYHEPMNKLIEQIGKCSEVKATNIRESIKCAEQIREDLVPLLSAPGALAGVRLEIVKAGMQNFGKDIAVQAAMNRFRRDARTIDRILEQLAAEDAASATTASTSSAAPSEGPASSEAPSSSEAPGSSAAPGSSEAPSSSDAPSSSDAPSSSDAPSSSDAPSSSDAPSSSEGPSASDAPSSSEGPSASDAPSSSEGPSATDAPSSSDAPSSSEGPSATDAPSSSEGPSASDAPSSSEGPSATDAPSSSEGPSASDAPSSSEGPSATDAPSSSEGPSATDAPSSSEGPSASDAPSSSEGPSATDAPSSSEGPSASDAPSSSEGPSATDAPSSSDAPSSSEGPSASDAPASSDSPATTEGSASETTAETTTPVACIVN, from the coding sequence ATGAAACTTGCACCAATAGTTCTAATCCTTTGTTTGGCTTTAGCCACTCAATCAGTTCAAGCTAATATATTCAACGACATTAGCAATGGAATTCGCAATGCTGGTAATGTTGCCAAAGGTATTGTTGGAGCAGGAGAAAAAGCAGCATCAGATGCTGCTAAAACAGCTGGAAAAATTGGATCTGGCATTGCTATAGGAGTAACTGGAGGAATTCAAGGAGCAGTGAAAGCAGCAGCTGGAATAACCAAAGGTGTAATTGGAGTTGAAGTTGGTGTTGCAAGTGGTATTGCTAGTGCAGCAGGAACTGTTGCCAATGCAATTGGTGAGAATATCCATAAAATTCGTAACTTAGCTCATAAAGGAGCTCTCCAAGGAGCACAGAATACTCTTCAAGCTATTCAAGATAATACTAGAAGTTCTTTGAAAGAAACACAAGTAGTTGCTAAGAAGATCGAAGAAGCTGTTCAAGAAATTGAAACACAAAAGAACGATACAATTCAAGATTGGGCTAAAGAAGCTAAGGAAAAACTTGCCGGTACCAGTGAAGAAAGTCAAAAGAAAGGTCAAAAACTTATTGATAGATTGGctaagaaaactgaaaattctGTTGATAAGGCAACAAAACGATTGACTGATACTTTggaagaaattcaaaataaggCTAATGCTACTGCTGAACGTTATCATGAACCAATGAATAAACTTATTGAACAAATTGGAAAATGCTCAGAAGTGAAGGCAACCAATATTAGAGAATCGATCAAGTGTGCTGAACAAATTCGGGAAGACTTAGTACCTTTACTTTCTGCTCCAGGTGCATTGGCTGGTGTGAGGTTGGAAATTGTCAAAGCTGGTATGCAGAATTTCGGAAAGGATATTGCTGTGCAAGCAGCTATGAATAGGTTCCGCAGAGATGCTCGTACTATTGATAGAATTCTTGAGCAATTAGCTGCTGAAGATGCAGCATCTGCAACAACGGCTTCAACTTCATCCGCAGCACCTTCTGAAGGACCAGCATCTTCTGAAGCTCCAAGTTCTTCCGAAGCTCCAGGCTCTTCCGCAGCACCTGGTTCTTCCGAAGCTCCATCTTCTTCTGACGCACCATCTTCTTCTGACGCACCATCTTCTTCTGACGCACCATCATCGTCTGACGCACCATCTTCTTCTGACGCACCATCATCGTCTGAAGGACCATCTGCTTCTGACGCACCATCATCGTCTGAAGGACCATCTGCTTCTGACGCACCATCATCGTCTGAAGGACCATCTGCTACTGACGCACCATCTTCTTCTGACGCACCATCATCGTCTGAAGGACCATCTGCTACTGATGCACCATCATCGTCTGAAGGACCATCTGCTTCTGACGCACCATCATCGTCTGAAGGACCATCTGCTACTGATGCACCATCATCGTCTGAAGGACCATCTGCTTCTGACGCACCATCATCGTCTGAAGGACCATCTGCTACTGATGCACCATCATCGTCTGAAGGACCATCTGCTACTGACGCACCATCATCGTCTGAAGGACCATCTGCTTCTGACGCACCATCATCGTCTGAAGGACCATCTGCTACTGATGCACCATCATCGTCTGAAGGACCATCTGCTTCTGACGCACCATCATCGTCTGAAGGACCATCTGCTACTGACGCACCATCTTCTTCTGACGCACCATCATCGTCTGAAGGACCATCTGCTTCTGACGCACCAGCATCGTCAGACTCCCCAGCTACTACAGAAGGATCAGCATCTGAAACAACTGCTGAAACAACAACTCCTGTTGCATGTATTGTAAATTGA